The Zymobacter palmae DNA window CCTACGCGATCTCGTCGATCGCATGCTGGGGCCGAACCGCCCATTGCAGCATCGGCCGCTCAACGTTCATGCCGTATTGGAGCGAGTGGCCGCGTTATTGCATAACGACAGTACGCCCGGCTTCTCCGAGGTGAGGATCATCAAGGATTACGATCCCAGCCTGCCGCCGATTCTGGGCGACGAGTCCCAGCTTATTCAGGCCGTGCTCAACGTGGCCCGCAACGCCATGCAGGCGCTTGCTGAAAACGCGATCGCACAGCCTTGCCTGACACTGCGCTCACGCGCTCGACGTCAGTTCATTCTCAACGACCGCCATCGACTAGTCTGCGAGATTACCGTCGAGGACAACGGCCCGGGCATTCCCGAGTCGCTGCGCGAGTCGCTGTTCTACCCCATGATGTCGGGCCGTGTCGAAGGCACCGGACTTGGCCTGTCCATTGCACAATCGATCATGCATCAGCACCAGGGACTCATTGAATGCGACAGCCAGCCCGGACTGACCCAGTTCCGGCTACTGATCCCCCTGGACATGAAGCGTGAGCATGATGCCTCGTCTTCGTCCTTTGCCCCCACGATCAATAAGGAACATGCCCATGAGTGAAGCCGCCCGCATCTATATCGTCGATGATGACCGCGCCATCCGGTGGGTACTCGAACACAGCTTGGCACAGCCGGACCTCAGCGTGACTAGCTTCGAAGAAGCTGACTCAGCGCTGGCCGCCATCCGCCGCCACGCACCTGACGTATTGATCACCGATATCCGCATGCCCGGTACCAACGGCCTTGATCTGATGGTGCAGGCCCGCGAACTGTGCCCCGAGTTGCCCGTCATCGTCACAACCGCACACTCCGATCTCGATAG harbors:
- the glnL gene encoding nitrogen regulation protein NR(II), which translates into the protein MTDALDTRYLLDHLSTAVILLDDRQHVLWMNPAAEDLLSVSLARVTHTPLSTVTGQDGPLPDRLQQALLNQHPYTQREASFELPNGETRIMDYTVTPLSNTRVLLEMESRDRWVRILREEELLSRQERIKLLSRGMAHEIKNPLGGIRGAAQLLARELTPAQQEYTQVIIEEVDRLRDLVDRMLGPNRPLQHRPLNVHAVLERVAALLHNDSTPGFSEVRIIKDYDPSLPPILGDESQLIQAVLNVARNAMQALAENAIAQPCLTLRSRARRQFILNDRHRLVCEITVEDNGPGIPESLRESLFYPMMSGRVEGTGLGLSIAQSIMHQHQGLIECDSQPGLTQFRLLIPLDMKREHDASSSSFAPTINKEHAHE